From a region of the Mycobacterium intracellulare ATCC 13950 genome:
- a CDS encoding FHA domain-containing protein — protein MSASQRDTRQQRIAADDATGDLSAVRGSALPADGVPEEIDTSSAAAEAAALERGSAMLVVKRGPNVGSHFVLNQPVMTAGRHPASDIYLDDITVSRRHAEFRSENGEFRVVDLGSLNGTYRNREAVDSAALANGDVLQIGNFRLVFLAAQTP, from the coding sequence GTGTCCGCATCCCAACGGGACACACGACAGCAGCGAATCGCGGCCGATGACGCCACCGGCGACCTGTCCGCGGTCCGGGGCTCCGCGTTGCCTGCGGACGGTGTCCCCGAGGAGATCGACACGTCGTCGGCGGCGGCCGAGGCGGCGGCGCTGGAGCGCGGCTCGGCCATGCTCGTGGTCAAACGGGGACCCAACGTCGGATCGCACTTCGTCCTGAACCAGCCCGTCATGACCGCCGGACGCCACCCGGCCAGCGACATCTATCTCGACGACATCACGGTCAGCCGACGGCATGCCGAATTCCGCAGCGAGAACGGCGAATTCCGCGTCGTCGACCTCGGCAGCCTCAACGGCACCTATCGCAACCGCGAAGCCGTCGACTCCGCGGCGCTGGCCAACGGCGACGTGCTGCAGATCGGCAATTTCCGGCTGGTGTTCCTCGCCGCCCAGACGCCGTGA
- the embB gene encoding arabinosyltransferase EmbB, with translation MSAPRMRDDVRTTRWVATIAGLIGFVLSVATPLLPVVQTTATLNWPQNGQLNSVTAPLISLTPVDMTATVPCSLVRDLPPEGGVVVGTGPKKGKDAALNALFVVVNGKRVDVTDRNVVIASVSRDQAMSPQCQRIEITSTKAGTFATFVGLNDSAGKPIGGGFPDPNLRPQIVGVFTDLTGPAPAGLTLSATIDTRFSTTPTTLKLVAMVLAIVATIVALVALWRLDQLDGRRMRRLIPANWRTFTLADVAVIFGFVLWHVIGANSSDDGYILGMARVADRAGYMSNYFRWFGSPEDPFGWYYNLLALMTHVSDASLWMRLPDLFAGIVCWLLLSREVLPRLGPAVAASKPANWAAGMVLLTAWMPFDNGLRPEPIIALGSLVTYVLIERSMRYSRLTPAALAVITAAFTLGVQPTGLIAVAALVAGGRPILRILVRRHRLVGTWPLVAPMLAAGTVILTVVFADQTLRAVLEATRIRTAIGPSQAWYTENLRYYYLILPTVDGSLSRRFGFLITALCLFTAVFIMLRRKRVPGVARGPAWRLMGVIFGTMFFLMFTPTKWVHHFGLFAAVGAAMAALTTVLVSPAVLRWSRNRMAFLAAVLFLMALCFATTNGWWYVSSYGVPFNSTMPKIGGISVSTIFFALFVLAVLYAIWLHFASRDRGEGRVARALTAAPVPIAAGFMALVFIASMVAGIVRQYPTYSNAWDNLREFSGGCGLADDVLVEPDSNVGYMAPLPGNYGPLGPLGGEHPVGFSPNGVPEHIVAEAIRITPNQPGTDYDWDAPTKLSAPGINGSTVPLPYGLDPDRVPLAGSYTTAAQQQSRLTSAWYRLPKPDAGHPLVVVSAAGKIDGNSVLHHHTDGQKVVLEYGRPGPAGDTGAGIVPAGRLVPYDLNGEQPKAWRNLRFARSDMPADAVAVRVVAEDLSLTPEDWIAVTPPRVPEMRSLQEYVGSTQPVLMDWAVGLAFPCQQPMLHVNGVTEIPKFRITPDYTAKKMDTDTWEDGTNGGLLGITDLLLRAHVMSTYLSHDWGRDWGSLRKFDTIADAHPAQLDLGTATRTGWWSPGPIRIKP, from the coding sequence ATGAGCGCGCCGAGGATGCGCGACGACGTGCGAACGACGCGTTGGGTGGCGACCATCGCCGGCCTGATCGGGTTCGTGCTGTCCGTCGCCACCCCGCTGCTGCCCGTCGTGCAGACGACCGCGACGCTGAACTGGCCCCAGAACGGACAGCTGAACAGCGTTACGGCACCGTTGATTTCGCTGACCCCGGTCGACATGACCGCCACCGTTCCCTGCTCGCTGGTGCGCGACCTGCCACCGGAGGGCGGGGTGGTGGTCGGCACCGGGCCCAAGAAGGGCAAGGACGCCGCGCTCAACGCGCTGTTCGTCGTCGTCAACGGCAAGCGCGTCGACGTCACCGACCGCAATGTGGTGATCGCCAGCGTGTCCCGGGACCAGGCGATGTCGCCACAGTGCCAGCGCATCGAGATCACCTCGACGAAGGCCGGCACGTTCGCCACCTTTGTCGGGCTCAATGATTCGGCGGGCAAACCGATCGGTGGCGGATTCCCCGACCCGAACCTGCGACCGCAGATCGTCGGTGTGTTCACCGACCTGACCGGTCCGGCCCCGGCCGGCTTGACGCTGTCGGCGACCATCGACACCCGGTTCTCCACCACCCCAACCACTTTGAAACTGGTCGCGATGGTGTTGGCGATCGTGGCGACCATCGTTGCGCTGGTCGCGTTGTGGCGACTCGACCAGCTGGACGGGCGGCGGATGCGCCGGCTCATTCCGGCGAATTGGCGCACGTTCACCCTCGCCGACGTCGCGGTGATCTTCGGGTTCGTGCTCTGGCACGTGATCGGGGCGAACTCGTCCGACGACGGCTACATCCTCGGCATGGCGCGGGTGGCCGATCGCGCCGGCTACATGTCGAACTACTTCCGCTGGTTCGGCAGCCCCGAGGACCCCTTCGGCTGGTACTACAACCTGCTGGCGCTGATGACCCACGTCAGCGACGCCAGCCTGTGGATGCGACTGCCGGACCTGTTCGCCGGAATCGTGTGCTGGCTGTTGCTGTCTCGCGAGGTGCTGCCCCGGCTGGGGCCTGCGGTGGCCGCCAGCAAGCCGGCGAACTGGGCGGCGGGCATGGTGTTGCTGACGGCGTGGATGCCGTTCGACAACGGTCTGCGCCCCGAGCCGATCATCGCGCTCGGTTCGCTGGTCACCTACGTGCTGATCGAACGTTCCATGCGGTACAGCCGGCTGACTCCCGCGGCGCTGGCGGTCATCACCGCCGCGTTCACGCTCGGTGTGCAGCCCACCGGCCTGATCGCCGTGGCCGCCTTGGTCGCCGGTGGCCGTCCGATCCTGCGCATCCTGGTCCGCCGTCATCGCCTGGTGGGCACGTGGCCGCTGGTGGCGCCCATGCTGGCCGCCGGCACGGTCATCCTGACCGTGGTGTTCGCCGACCAGACGCTGCGGGCGGTGTTGGAAGCCACCAGGATTCGGACCGCGATCGGGCCGAGCCAGGCGTGGTACACCGAGAACCTGCGCTACTACTACCTGATCCTGCCCACCGTCGACGGTTCGCTGTCGCGCCGCTTCGGCTTCCTGATCACCGCGCTGTGCCTGTTCACCGCCGTGTTCATCATGTTGCGGCGCAAGCGGGTTCCGGGTGTGGCCCGCGGCCCGGCGTGGCGGCTGATGGGCGTCATCTTCGGCACCATGTTCTTCCTGATGTTCACGCCCACCAAGTGGGTGCACCACTTCGGCCTGTTCGCCGCGGTGGGGGCGGCGATGGCCGCGCTGACCACGGTGCTGGTGTCGCCCGCGGTGCTGCGGTGGTCGCGGAACAGGATGGCGTTCCTGGCGGCGGTGCTGTTCCTGATGGCGCTGTGCTTCGCCACCACCAACGGCTGGTGGTACGTCTCCAGCTACGGCGTCCCGTTCAACAGCACCATGCCGAAGATCGGCGGAATCTCGGTCAGCACAATCTTTTTCGCGCTGTTCGTGCTGGCCGTGCTGTACGCGATCTGGTTGCACTTCGCGTCCCGCGACCGCGGCGAAGGCCGGGTCGCGCGGGCGCTGACGGCCGCACCGGTGCCCATCGCGGCGGGATTCATGGCGCTGGTGTTCATCGCGTCGATGGTGGCCGGCATCGTGCGCCAGTACCCCACCTACTCCAACGCCTGGGACAACCTGCGCGAGTTCAGCGGGGGCTGCGGCCTGGCCGACGACGTGCTCGTCGAGCCGGACAGCAACGTCGGCTACATGGCGCCGCTACCGGGCAACTACGGGCCGCTGGGGCCGCTGGGCGGGGAGCACCCGGTGGGATTCAGTCCCAACGGTGTGCCCGAACACATTGTCGCCGAAGCCATTCGGATCACCCCGAATCAACCCGGAACCGACTACGACTGGGACGCGCCGACCAAGCTGAGCGCGCCGGGCATCAACGGCTCGACGGTGCCGCTGCCCTACGGCCTGGATCCCGATCGGGTTCCGCTGGCCGGCAGCTACACCACCGCGGCGCAGCAGCAGAGCAGGCTCACCTCGGCGTGGTACCGGTTGCCCAAACCCGATGCCGGCCATCCGCTCGTGGTGGTGTCCGCCGCCGGCAAGATCGACGGCAACAGCGTGCTGCACCACCACACCGACGGCCAGAAGGTGGTGCTCGAGTACGGGCGGCCCGGGCCCGCGGGTGACACCGGGGCCGGCATCGTGCCCGCCGGGCGGCTGGTGCCCTACGACCTGAACGGCGAGCAGCCAAAGGCCTGGCGCAACCTGCGTTTCGCCCGCTCCGACATGCCGGCGGACGCGGTCGCCGTGCGGGTGGTGGCCGAGGACCTGTCCCTGACGCCTGAGGACTGGATCGCGGTGACCCCGCCGCGGGTGCCGGAGATGCGTTCGCTGCAGGAGTACGTGGGCTCGACGCAGCCGGTGCTGATGGACTGGGCGGTCGGGTTGGCCTTCCCCTGCCAGCAGCCGATGCTGCACGTCAACGGCGTCACCGAGATCCCCAAATTCCGCATCACCCCGGACTACACGGCCAAGAAGATGGACACCGACACCTGGGAGGACGGAACCAACGGGGGGCTGCTGGGCATCACCGACCTGCTGCTGCGGGCCCACGTGATGTCGACGTACCTGTCCCACGACTGGGGCCGCGACTGGGGGTCGCTGCGCAAATTCGACACCATCGCCGACGCGCATCCCGCGCAGCTCGATCTCGGAACCGCCACCCGCACCGGGTGGTGGTCGCCGGGCCCGATCCGCATCAAGCCGTAA
- a CDS encoding arabinosyltransferase domain-containing protein, which translates to MPHDRNERSQRIPRSVAAVAGIAGLLLCLLVPVLPAKQTTATVLWPQGTVDGHVSQITAPLVSGAPRALDISIPCPDIATLPASGGLVVSTLPPGGMDAGKNGLFVRANKDVVVVAFRDTVAAVAQRSAIAAGACSVLHAWAGVGAAGAEFVGIPGATGVLPAEKKPQVGGIFTDLKVPAGPGLSARVDIDTRFITAPTAVKKIVMALGVLSVLTAIVALAVLDRRSRGGGTLLNWRSPIAWLSRYRPGTHLANWRRVGLATWIADAGVIATLLLWHIIGATTSDDGYNLTVARVAPRAGYVANYYRYFGTTDAPFDWYLGVLSKLASVSTAGVWMRLPATLAGIGCWLIIGHWMLRRLGPGRDGLAANRVAVFTAGAVFVAAWLPFNNGLRPEPLIALGVLVTWMLVERAIALRRLAPAAVAIIVALLSATLAPQGLIAVAALLTGARAVAQTIRRRRATDGLLAPLAVLGASLSVILVVVFRSQTLATVLESARIKYKVGPTIAWYQDWLRYYFLTVESNPDGSMARRFAVLILLLCLFGMPVILLRRGHVPGVASGPAWRLIGTTAIGLLLVTFTPTKWAIQFGAFAGLAGALGAVTAFACSRIGLHNRRNLTLYVTALLFVLAWATSGINGWFYVGNYGVPWYDIQPVVASHPVTSMFLTLSIITGLLAAWQHFRMDYAGHTEVKDNRRNRVLASTPLLVVATIMVVGEVASLTKGAVFRYPLYTTGKANLAAITSGLSATSCAMADDVLAEPDPNAGMLAPAPGQTFGPDGPLGGVNPVGFKPEGVGEDLQSDPVVTKPGLVNSDASPNKPNVAYSDSAGTAGGKGPVGVNGSHAALPFGLDPARTPVMGSYGENTLAATATSAWYQLPARTPDRPLVVVSAAGAIWSYKEDGTFTYGQSLKLQWGVTRPDGTTQPLAEVQPIDIGPQPAWRNLRFPLAWAPPEANVARIVAYDPNLSSEQWFAFTPPRVPVLETLQQLVGSQTPVLMDIATAANFPCQRPFSEHLGVAELPGYRILPDRKQTAASSNLWQSSEAGGPFLFAQALLRTSTISTYLRGDWYRDWGSVEQYFRLVPADLAPDAAIEQGVMTVHGWSRQGPIRALP; encoded by the coding sequence GTGCCCCACGACCGTAATGAGCGATCGCAGCGCATCCCACGATCGGTGGCCGCGGTCGCGGGAATCGCGGGGCTGTTGTTGTGCCTCCTCGTCCCGGTGCTTCCGGCGAAACAGACCACGGCGACGGTGCTGTGGCCGCAGGGCACGGTGGACGGGCACGTCAGCCAGATCACCGCGCCCCTGGTGTCGGGGGCGCCCCGCGCGCTGGACATCTCCATTCCCTGCCCGGACATCGCGACCCTACCCGCCAGCGGGGGTTTGGTGGTCTCGACGCTGCCGCCCGGCGGGATGGACGCCGGGAAGAACGGGCTGTTCGTGCGCGCGAACAAGGACGTCGTCGTCGTGGCGTTCCGCGACACCGTCGCGGCGGTGGCGCAGCGCTCGGCCATCGCCGCCGGGGCCTGCAGCGTGCTGCACGCCTGGGCCGGCGTCGGGGCGGCCGGCGCCGAGTTCGTCGGCATACCCGGCGCCACCGGCGTCCTGCCGGCCGAAAAGAAGCCCCAGGTCGGCGGGATCTTCACCGATCTGAAGGTGCCCGCGGGGCCGGGGCTTTCGGCCCGGGTCGACATCGACACCCGATTCATCACCGCGCCCACCGCGGTCAAGAAGATTGTGATGGCGCTGGGCGTCCTGTCCGTGCTGACGGCCATCGTGGCGCTCGCGGTGCTGGACCGCCGCAGCCGGGGCGGCGGCACGCTGCTCAACTGGCGCTCCCCCATCGCCTGGCTGTCCCGGTACCGGCCCGGCACGCACCTGGCGAACTGGCGGCGCGTCGGGCTGGCGACGTGGATCGCCGACGCCGGGGTGATCGCAACCCTGTTGCTGTGGCACATCATTGGCGCCACCACATCGGACGACGGCTACAACCTGACCGTCGCCCGCGTCGCTCCGCGCGCCGGTTACGTCGCCAACTACTACCGCTACTTCGGTACCACCGACGCCCCCTTCGACTGGTATCTCGGGGTGCTGTCGAAGCTCGCCTCGGTGAGCACGGCGGGCGTCTGGATGCGGCTGCCCGCCACGCTGGCCGGGATCGGCTGCTGGCTGATCATCGGCCATTGGATGCTGCGCCGGCTGGGCCCCGGCAGGGATGGACTGGCGGCCAACCGCGTCGCGGTCTTCACCGCGGGCGCGGTTTTCGTCGCGGCCTGGCTGCCGTTCAACAACGGGCTGCGGCCCGAACCACTGATCGCCCTCGGCGTGCTGGTCACCTGGATGCTGGTGGAACGCGCGATCGCCCTGCGGCGGCTCGCCCCGGCCGCGGTGGCCATCATCGTGGCGCTGCTGAGCGCGACGCTGGCGCCGCAGGGTCTGATCGCCGTGGCCGCGCTGCTGACCGGGGCGCGGGCCGTCGCCCAGACGATCCGGCGCCGCCGGGCGACCGACGGGCTGCTGGCGCCGCTGGCGGTGCTGGGCGCGTCGCTCTCGGTGATCCTCGTGGTGGTGTTCCGCAGCCAGACGCTGGCCACGGTGCTGGAGTCCGCCCGCATCAAATACAAGGTCGGGCCGACGATCGCCTGGTACCAGGACTGGCTGCGCTACTACTTCCTCACGGTCGAGTCCAACCCCGACGGATCGATGGCGCGGCGGTTCGCGGTGCTGATCCTGCTGCTGTGCCTGTTCGGGATGCCGGTCATCCTGCTGCGCCGCGGCCACGTTCCCGGCGTGGCCAGCGGCCCGGCCTGGCGGCTGATCGGCACCACCGCGATCGGCCTGCTGCTCGTCACGTTCACCCCGACGAAGTGGGCGATCCAGTTCGGTGCCTTCGCGGGACTGGCCGGGGCGCTGGGCGCGGTCACCGCGTTCGCCTGCTCGCGGATCGGCCTGCACAACCGCCGCAACCTGACCCTGTACGTCACCGCGCTGCTGTTCGTGCTGGCGTGGGCCACCTCCGGCATCAACGGCTGGTTCTACGTCGGCAACTACGGGGTGCCGTGGTACGACATCCAACCGGTCGTCGCCAGCCACCCGGTGACGTCGATGTTCCTGACGTTGTCGATCATCACCGGACTGCTGGCCGCCTGGCAGCACTTCCGGATGGACTACGCCGGCCACACCGAGGTCAAGGACAACCGGCGCAACCGCGTCCTGGCGTCGACCCCGCTGCTGGTGGTCGCGACCATCATGGTCGTCGGCGAGGTCGCCTCGCTGACCAAGGGCGCGGTGTTCCGCTACCCGCTCTACACCACCGGCAAGGCCAACCTCGCCGCGATCACTTCGGGCCTGTCCGCCACCAGCTGCGCCATGGCCGACGACGTGCTGGCCGAGCCCGACCCCAACGCGGGCATGCTGGCCCCGGCACCGGGCCAGACCTTCGGGCCCGACGGGCCGCTCGGGGGCGTCAATCCGGTGGGCTTCAAACCCGAAGGCGTGGGCGAGGACCTGCAATCCGACCCGGTGGTGACCAAGCCGGGACTGGTCAACTCCGACGCCTCCCCGAACAAGCCGAACGTCGCCTACAGCGACTCGGCGGGCACCGCCGGCGGCAAGGGCCCGGTCGGGGTCAACGGCTCCCACGCGGCGCTGCCGTTCGGGCTGGACCCGGCCCGCACCCCGGTGATGGGCAGCTACGGCGAGAACACGCTGGCCGCCACCGCCACCTCGGCCTGGTACCAGCTGCCCGCGCGCACCCCCGACCGGCCCCTGGTGGTCGTCTCCGCCGCCGGCGCGATCTGGTCCTACAAGGAGGACGGCACCTTCACCTACGGGCAATCGCTGAAGCTGCAATGGGGCGTCACCCGCCCGGACGGCACCACCCAGCCGCTGGCCGAGGTGCAGCCGATCGACATCGGCCCGCAGCCGGCGTGGCGCAACCTGCGTTTCCCGCTGGCGTGGGCGCCGCCGGAGGCGAACGTGGCGCGCATCGTCGCCTACGACCCGAACCTGAGCTCCGAGCAGTGGTTCGCGTTCACGCCGCCGCGGGTGCCGGTGCTGGAAACCCTGCAGCAACTGGTCGGGTCGCAGACGCCGGTGCTGATGGACATCGCGACCGCCGCCAACTTCCCGTGCCAGCGGCCGTTCTCCGAACACCTTGGCGTTGCCGAACTTCCGGGGTACCGCATCCTTCCCGACCGCAAGCAGACGGCGGCGTCGTCGAACCTGTGGCAGTCCAGCGAGGCCGGCGGGCCCTTCCTGTTCGCCCAGGCGCTGCTGCGCACGTCGACGATCTCGACGTATCTGCGCGGCGATTGGTATCGCGACTGGGGATCCGTGGAGCAGTACTTCCGGTTGGTGCCGGCTGATTTGGCGCCGGACGCCGCGATTGAACAGGGTGTGATGACAGTGCACGGCTGGAGCCGGCAGGGACCGATTCGGGCGTTGCCATGA
- a CDS encoding maleylpyruvate isomerase family mycothiol-dependent enzyme, whose translation MTADLMPMARAERADLADFLATLAPRDWEAPSLCARWSVKDVVAHVISYEELGALGLVKRFAKGLVVRANQVGVDEFSHLTPQQLLEFLRNHLEPRGLTAGFGGMIALVDGTIHHQDIRRALDRPREIPPDRLERVLSLVPGNPRIGAGRRIRGLRLRATDVEWTHGDGPEVTGPGEALLMAMSGRPAALADLDGPGHATLAARLGG comes from the coding sequence ATGACCGCCGACCTGATGCCCATGGCCCGCGCCGAACGGGCCGACCTGGCGGACTTTTTGGCCACCCTGGCGCCGCGGGACTGGGAGGCGCCCAGCCTGTGCGCGCGATGGAGCGTGAAAGACGTTGTCGCGCATGTGATCAGCTACGAGGAGCTCGGCGCCCTGGGGCTGGTGAAGCGATTCGCGAAGGGCCTGGTGGTGCGGGCCAACCAGGTGGGCGTCGATGAATTCTCGCACCTGACCCCGCAACAATTGCTGGAGTTTCTGCGCAACCACCTCGAACCACGCGGATTGACAGCGGGTTTCGGGGGAATGATCGCCCTCGTCGACGGCACGATCCATCACCAGGACATCCGCCGCGCGCTGGACCGGCCGCGCGAGATCCCGCCCGACCGCCTGGAGCGGGTCCTCTCCCTGGTGCCCGGCAACCCCAGGATCGGCGCGGGACGGCGGATCAGGGGTCTGCGCCTGCGCGCCACCGACGTCGAGTGGACGCACGGCGACGGGCCCGAGGTGACCGGCCCCGGCGAGGCGCTGCTCATGGCGATGTCCGGGCGCCCGGCCGCGCTCGCCGACCTCGACGGTCCCGGGCACGCGACCCTGGCGGCCCGGCTCGGCGGATAG
- a CDS encoding SRPBCC family protein has translation MTSQRTPNVTHHVVVNAPIERAFTVFTQQFGAFKPREHNLLAVPIAETVFEPRVGGHIYDRGVDGSVCRWARILVYEPPHRVVFSWDIGPTWQLEADPAKTSEVDVRFTAQADRRTRVDLEHRHLDRHGPGWPSVADGVDGDAGWPLYLARYADVLRGGDPR, from the coding sequence ATGACATCCCAGCGGACGCCCAACGTCACCCACCACGTCGTCGTCAACGCCCCCATCGAGCGCGCGTTCACGGTCTTCACGCAGCAGTTCGGCGCGTTCAAGCCGCGCGAGCACAATCTCTTGGCGGTCCCCATCGCCGAGACCGTGTTCGAGCCCCGCGTCGGCGGCCACATCTACGACCGCGGCGTCGACGGAAGCGTGTGCCGGTGGGCGCGGATCCTGGTCTACGAGCCGCCGCATCGCGTGGTGTTCAGCTGGGACATCGGCCCGACGTGGCAGCTGGAAGCCGACCCGGCCAAGACCAGCGAGGTCGACGTCCGCTTCACCGCCCAGGCCGACCGACGCACCCGGGTGGACCTCGAACACCGCCATCTCGACCGCCACGGGCCGGGCTGGCCCTCGGTGGCCGACGGGGTCGACGGCGATGCGGGATGGCCCCTCTACCTGGCCCGCTACGCCGACGTGCTGAGGGGCGGTGACCCGCGATGA
- a CDS encoding ArsR/SmtB family transcription factor translates to MTTYQTADAWLALADGTRRAIVERLAHGPSAVGELARDLPVSRPAVSQHLKVLKSAGLVRDRAAGTRRVYQLDPTGLEALRADLDRFWTQALAGYARAIDETNEGST, encoded by the coding sequence GTGACCACTTACCAAACCGCTGACGCGTGGCTGGCGTTGGCGGACGGGACGCGGCGGGCCATCGTGGAACGGCTCGCGCACGGCCCGTCGGCGGTCGGTGAGTTGGCGCGCGACCTGCCGGTCAGCAGACCCGCCGTGTCGCAACACCTCAAGGTGCTCAAGTCCGCCGGGCTGGTGCGCGACCGGGCCGCGGGAACCCGTCGCGTCTATCAGCTCGACCCCACCGGTCTCGAGGCGCTCCGCGCCGACCTCGACCGGTTCTGGACCCAGGCGCTCGCCGGCTATGCGCGGGCCATCGACGAGACCAACGAAGGATCGACATGA